The genomic region ATATATCAATTGTCAGAATttagttatcattcatgatatgttattagtaaatacatgtcatcagtattcatactcagtagtcatgttatcaagagctcagtttcaggactgttatatacgATCAATtaaatcagttcttcataatcagaactatcagaaataatcattcctttatcagtaatatagtatcagtctcccagtattcagtaatatagtatcagttcctcacttattagtgaattacatatcaatatcagtaaactcagtcattcagtatctcaatattagtaaactcagtcattcagtatctcagtatcagtaaactcatgttgttagtattcagactcagtagtcagtatcaccacgagtttagttgcagttacgtatgtatgtatatattctcacgttcatatcagttagcattgttcatgcatataaaaatctttgtatttagcctacctcactcgtataatcagtacattcagtcatactgacgcattcatgctatggtgttttatttgacgccATAAGTATGGAGGCACGAGtttcagagcagcagtagcatttcagatttcagcagtcagtgcttctctttattcgaggacaatattattattactttattacagtatttcagattagtttttcagttcatggagttagttggagacatgttccttcaactccttattcagtttagttagaggctttcggactagatgtcaggttagatgttcagacttcagtatttatgtttctttttgatattgttatatcatgtttttcagatatgtatcagtattgaaccttttGGCCTTACAATTTATGTTTCcgtatattttatgagatattatgcagtttacaggtacagatatcagttatcggttagcttgtgttcctttggggtcatgagcaccgtgtaacattttaGATCAGAAAATCAAGGCGTTACACCAATTTTTGTGGCACTCATACCGAGGAAACCACTGATACTCTATATCGAGACATAATAAAGGTCAGTCGGAGCATtattggctcaagaaaatagtgaaggcaaggaCAACTCTCTGTACTATTTGAGAAGAATGATGACATCAAATGAGATGAAATATTCTCCAATCAAAAAGTTATGTCTAGCATTGGCTTTCTCtatccaaaagatgaaacactactttcaagctcacGTTGTTCGTCTTGTGTCCAAGGCAAATTCCATCAAGTTTGTGATGTACAAACCAGTCCTCAGTGATCGATTTGCAAGGTGGTATCTCCAATTTCAGCAGTTTGAGATCGTGTACATCCTCCAAAAGGCTTTAAAAGGACAAGCATTGGTTGACTTCTTGGCAGATCACCCAATACCTGATGAATGGAAACTGAGCAATGAActttctgatgaagattcaatGGCTGTTGAAGTTAGAtccccatggaagatgtactttgatggtgctgcACATCGAGATGGAGTTGGTGTTGGCGTAGTGTTTGTCACTCCACAAGAGGAGGCCATCCCCTACTCTTTTACCTTGATGAATCATTGCTCCAATAATGTTGTTGAGTATCAAGTGCTCATACTCGGGCTAGAGATGGTTGTCGACATGAAGCAACTGCAATTACAAGTTTTTGGTGACTCTCAATTGGTGATAAAAAAGTTGTTAGGAAGTTATGAAGTCAGGAAGCCTGAGTTAAgatcatatcatgattatgcacgaaagttgatgggatggcttggagaagtaacccttcAGCATGTgccaaggaaaaaaaataagcaagatgATGCCCTAGCTACTTTGGCCTCAACTCTAACTCTTCCAAATCAAACACGAGTTACTATctgccaagaatgggtagtaccgccaTTAAATGAGGATGAGGACATAAAAGGTAAGGTTAAATACCTCATCACCATTTCTGAAGCTGTAAAAGAAGATTGACGACAACCTATCATCGACTACttgtgttatgggatacttccagaagattCGAGGAGCAAGACTGACATTCGTCATCATGCAActcgcttcctttactacaaagacacactgtaccgaagatcatttgaaggagtactcttacggtgtttggCAGAGGGAGAAGAAATTCAAGCCTTGCAAGAAGCAcactcgggagtttgtggatcacatcaaTCTGGGCCAAAGctctattttcacattaaaaggataggATATTATTGGCCATCGATGGTGAAATATTatttggactatgctagaagatgcaaagcttgccaattccatgcaaatttcatacatcaacctccagaggtactaCATCCAATTgtagcatcttggccattcaatgcttggggaatggatgttgttggtccactaccaaaatttTTTGGTGGACACATATATATCTTGGCCGCGACAGATTACTTCTCGAAATGGGCTGAAGCTattgctctcaaggaagtaaagaaagaaaatattgcaaacttcatccgagtgaatatcgtCGACCGCTTTGGAATT from Capsicum annuum cultivar UCD-10X-F1 unplaced genomic scaffold, UCD10Xv1.1 ctg64628, whole genome shotgun sequence harbors:
- the LOC124893755 gene encoding uncharacterized protein LOC124893755 → MTSNEMKYSPIKKLCLALAFSIQKMKHYFQAHVVRLVSKANSIKFVMYKPVLSDRFARWYLQFQQFEIVYILQKALKGQALVDFLADHPIPDEWKLSNELSDEDSMAVEVRSPWKMYFDGAAHRDGVGVGVVFVTPQEEAIPYSFTLMNHCSNNVVEYQVLILGLEMVVDMKQLQLQVFGDSQLVIKKLLGSYEVRKPELRSYHDYARKCSFFGFTPFDKSATKLTSNSLAAIEDSSFASLASFSTSSKRCSKA